From the genome of Solibacillus sp. FSL H8-0538:
TTGAGCAGCGTCTAAAAGATGTTACGCTCCATTCTGGGGAACAGCGTCGATTACAACGTGCCATTGGTGAACGTGTGTATCAATTGTCCAAGCAGTCAGGAGATCGTCCAGTATTATTCCGAGCATTATATACGGCCATTAAAGAACGCTATCATGTGGGCTCTTACCGTGATGTAAAGCAGCATGAATTGCAGGATGCATTGAAATTTGTTTATGCATGGGAAGGGGGTGTCCCAGTATGAAACAAGGTCGTAAGCCGTCAGTCAACGAGAGGAACTACATAAAATCATTCCGGCTAAATCCAAGCAACTGGTTTATCAGCAAAAAGAAATCTGACGAATGGTTGATTATGCATCGTGAATTAGGCCGTACACGTACTATACCGTCACCATAATAGGGGGGAGCTAACATGAATTTACTAATTAATGAGCCACCGCTTCAGGTGTTACCGTCACTGGCTGTCAAAATCGGGCTAAATAATGCGTTGTTATTACAGCAAGTACACTACTGGCTAAGGATATCAACAAACCATCGTGATGGGTATAAGTGGACATACAAGACGCTAGAAGAATGGCATGTAGAATTTCCTTTCTGGTCAAAGCGGACTCTGGATCGTGTGATTAAAAATTTAGAAGACGAACAATTGTTAGTTGTCGGCAACTTTAATCGTATGAAAATGGATAGAACAAAATGGTACCGAATTGACTATGAAAACCTCGACAAACGTTGTAATGAAGCATTTCGCCAAAATGA
Proteins encoded in this window:
- a CDS encoding DUF6906 family protein; amino-acid sequence: MKQGRKPSVNERNYIKSFRLNPSNWFISKKKSDEWLIMHRELGRTRTIPSP